From the Alloalcanivorax dieselolei B5 genome, one window contains:
- a CDS encoding oxygenase MpaB family protein: protein MMPWHYRGDPLAEAVTGRLRERRASLGGAAATVRRLADEGDVDCQRLWADMDAVPDWVDFGLMRRGGAMAQRHFPHLILGLTYGCLPLTFAHPDAAAIFVGTGRMQANISRRLNESASLFFGVCDSDALAPGKAMWEACLHVRLVHALVRTKCLSDGWDQLNHGMPVSQLATAAGPAFFGAHLLDCMRRLGARIRDEEAAGYCLIWRYTTRLLGVPLELLGETQQQQDGFDSWLMSRFFAPDDTAKTIMASLLDGLCSLPPTSRLPRSLQVALFRRMLGDEMADGFGIPVSHGGERALSMMRPMLAGISRLQKVPGASKGLGHLGQRILSRLATEGLVSPASAGTAN, encoded by the coding sequence ATGATGCCCTGGCATTACCGGGGCGATCCATTGGCGGAAGCGGTAACCGGTCGGCTTCGGGAGCGGCGTGCTTCCCTGGGGGGCGCCGCGGCAACGGTTCGTCGGCTGGCGGACGAAGGGGATGTGGACTGCCAGCGGCTGTGGGCGGATATGGACGCGGTGCCGGATTGGGTGGATTTTGGCCTGATGCGCCGGGGTGGCGCCATGGCGCAACGTCATTTCCCGCATCTGATTCTGGGGCTGACCTACGGTTGTCTGCCCCTGACTTTCGCTCATCCGGACGCGGCGGCGATCTTCGTCGGTACCGGTCGTATGCAAGCCAATATCAGCCGTCGTCTGAATGAATCGGCCTCGCTGTTTTTCGGTGTATGTGACAGTGATGCTCTGGCACCGGGAAAGGCCATGTGGGAAGCCTGCTTACACGTTCGCCTGGTCCACGCGCTGGTCAGAACGAAATGTCTGTCGGACGGATGGGATCAACTCAATCACGGCATGCCGGTAAGTCAGTTGGCCACCGCCGCCGGTCCGGCCTTTTTTGGCGCTCACTTACTGGATTGCATGCGCCGTCTGGGAGCCCGCATCAGAGATGAAGAAGCGGCCGGCTATTGCCTGATCTGGCGATATACCACGCGGCTGCTGGGTGTGCCGTTGGAATTACTGGGGGAGACGCAACAGCAGCAGGATGGCTTTGACAGCTGGCTGATGAGCCGGTTTTTCGCCCCGGACGACACCGCCAAGACGATCATGGCCTCACTGCTGGACGGGCTGTGTTCGCTGCCGCCCACATCACGATTGCCCCGATCCCTGCAGGTTGCGTTGTTCCGTCGCATGTTGGGCGATGAAATGGCGGACGGTTTCGGGATTCCGGTCAGTCACGGAGGCGAAAGAGCACTGTCGATGATGCGGCCGATGCTGGCCGGCATCTCCCGCCTGCAAAAGGTTCCGGGCGCGTCCAAGGGGTTGGGGCACTTGGGGCAACGCATCCTCAGCCGGCTTGCCACCGAAGGACTGGTCAGCCCGGCATCCGCCGGCACCGCCAATTAG
- a CDS encoding PadR family transcriptional regulator has translation MSLRHVLLVYLGSGGAAGYDIVKGFQHTYGYLWNASFQQIYRDLAKLHKDGLLDCETVDNAPRPPRKVYHLNQAGWQAMQEWLAKPIAVPRLNDGFMVKVAAMHLQDPDTLATELNQLREHYRRTLEHLYRKRAVFESLPATVLSKFMGVFLTLKRGIRLAETWLEWAEEVDKVLAAREWQHITPEEVRVFLDTLQGDGLPQPDSSEPVARKGTARRKKSDDASRKE, from the coding sequence ATGTCCCTACGCCACGTTTTGCTGGTCTACCTGGGTAGCGGCGGCGCTGCCGGTTACGACATCGTCAAAGGCTTTCAGCACACCTATGGCTATCTGTGGAATGCCAGCTTTCAGCAGATTTACCGGGATCTTGCCAAGCTGCATAAGGATGGGCTGCTGGATTGCGAGACGGTGGACAACGCCCCGCGACCGCCGCGCAAGGTTTACCATCTGAATCAGGCCGGCTGGCAGGCCATGCAGGAATGGCTCGCCAAGCCGATTGCGGTACCCCGGCTCAATGACGGCTTCATGGTGAAGGTCGCCGCCATGCATCTGCAGGACCCGGACACCCTGGCCACGGAACTGAACCAACTGCGGGAGCATTACCGGCGGACACTGGAGCACCTGTACCGCAAACGGGCCGTATTCGAATCGCTGCCGGCCACCGTGCTGAGCAAATTCATGGGGGTGTTCCTGACCCTCAAACGAGGGATCCGGCTGGCGGAAACCTGGCTGGAATGGGCCGAGGAAGTCGACAAGGTGCTGGCCGCCCGGGAGTGGCAGCACATTACGCCGGAGGAAGTCCGGGTGTTTCTGGATACCCTGCAGGGGGACGGCCTGCCTCAGCCCGACAGCAGTGAGCCTGTCGCCCGCAAGGGCACGGCAAGAAGAAAGAAGTCTGACGATGCCAGCCGAAAAGAATGA